Part of the Desulfurococcus sp. genome is shown below.
AACCCCATCTTCTTAAAAGCTACTTACTGGAAGAAGGGGCGGAGGATATCTCATGTACCATGGACCACTAGCAGCGGGGCTAGAAGGTTCCCGGAGAGCCTTCAGGACTTTGTACGGGATAGCATTGCCAGCTTATTCGATGCCGTAGACGTTAAAGTACACGCAGCTGGACGCGAGGATGTTGATGCGAGAATGCTTGGATCAGGGAGGCCCGTGATCGTGGAGATTGTTGAGCCAGGGTTTAGGAACGTAGATTTAGACTTGTTAAACCACGTGCTTAACGGAGAATTCATAAAGGTTACCGTGGCAGGCTTAGCCTCGAGGAAGCATGTAGAAGCAGTTAAAGAAGGAGCCAGGGAGAGGAGGAAAATATACAGGATTTCAGTGCTAACTGAGAAACCTGTAACCACAGGGGAACTAGAGAAGCTTGTAGAGTTCTTTAAGAATAGAACTGTAAGGCAGAGAACACCAACTCGAGTATTAAGGAGAAAGAGGGATAAAGAGAGAATTAAACGTGTATACAGTATTGAAGTATTACAGTTAACACCAAGGATCTTCGAGGCGCTAGTATACTGTGATGGAGGATTATACGTGAAGGAGCTCGTCCACTGCGATAACGGGAGGACTAAGCCATGCTTCAGCGAGATCCTCGGCTTCCAAGCCTACCCCCTGGAACTCGACGTCGTCTACGTTGAAAACCAGCATGATTTATAAGCTGGTATCACTGGTTTCTATATGAAGGGCTAATAGAAGAGGGATTAAGCATGGTTAAAGCTCCCAAGGGGTACAGGCATAGAACAAGAAAGCTACTAAGGAAGAGTGTTAGAGAGAAGGGAGGTGTGCCACCGTTAAGCCTACTGATGGTAGAGTACAAGGAGGGGGATAGAGTACACATCGTCATAAACCCATCTATTCATAAGGGTATGCCACATAGAAGATACCACGGTAAAACCGGGGTTATTGCTGGTAGGAGAGGGAGAGCTTACATTGTGAAGGTAGCGGTAGGCGGCAAGGAGAAAATACTATTCGTGAGGCCGGAGCACATTAGACCAGTGAGTATTCAGAAAGCTAGTGGATACCCACAGCAATCCGGGTAGAGTAAGCGTTAATAACATCTGAAGCTAAGATCCCTTGTATTAGGTGTATACCTCATGGCGTCTACAACACTAAGGGCTGTAGAGTATAAGATGCTTTCAAACAGCGAGACCTACGCTATACTTAAGAAAGTAGCTGAGAGAATACATAGTGAAACAGGTACGCTTTCACTTCTTATTTCAAGAGTACTAGAATACCTGGCTAAGAACCACAAGGTTCCACCGGAGAAAGCAGAGGAGTTGAGAAGCTACCTGTCTTCAAAGGGGTTAAGAGAGGAGACTATTATTATATTAATGAATATCTGTCCATCCACACTGGATGAACTTAGATACCTCATGGAGTTCGAGAAGACGCTGCCCGAGCAGAGTATTCTAGAGGAAATTCTCTCTAAGCTTAACGAGTACTGTTCTAGCGGGCAAGAGTAGAGCTAGGCGTCCAGTAGGGGTGCATCTTTTTGGCTTATCGTGGAAGAGGCTTTCGACGCGAAGGCCCATGGAGACAGAGGTACGAGCCAGCTCTCTACGTCCTCGACTACCTAGAGCTAGGTAATCCATCAGACATACACTACGAGCACAGGAATCAACCACTCGTTCAAGGAGTTGGAGTCAAGTACTTCTCTCTTCTCGAGGCTACCCCGCTTCCAGCTGTCAGAATCGATATACTCGAGAGAATAGAGTTAGGTGGGCCGAGCAAGGTGAAGAGGGTTATACATGTAGGGTATAGTGAGCTTACCAGTGTTGCAAGAGCGAATCTACCTGAAGCTCTCAGGCTAGTGGTCATCGAGAATGAAAGAGTATTCACAGAGTTCTTCAACATAGCTGAGCCAGTTAATATAAGACTACACGCTCTCGAGCTACTTCCAGATATAGGTAAGAAAACAATGAATCAAATACTAGAAGAGAGGAGTAGGAAGAAGTTTGAGAGTTTCAGCGATATAAGAGAGAGAACACGCGTCGACCCGGTTAAAGCACTCATAGGCAGGATTATAAAGGAGCTTGAAGGCGGCGAGAAATACTACTTGTTCATTAAGCCAAAGGAGCCTGGAGCCCTATACCTGGGGTACCTGGAGAAACTGTATGGGGAGTCATTTTAAACCCGAAGACATGAGCCGTCAAGCCCTGCTCTCCTGGACGCTGAGAACCCTTAGAAGCCATGGCTTAAAGCCTAGAAGAAAGCTAAGCCAGAACTTCACGGTAAATCCCTACCTCTTAAAAACTATTAAAAAACTAGTTGAATACGCTGATACCCTTGAGATAGGGTGTGGTATTGGAACTCTAACATTAGTGCTTAGTAGGGTTGTCCCTAGACTAGTCTCCATAGAGATCGATGAAAGACTCCTCGAGGCTGCCCGAGAGAACGTGGATGCTGCTAACACTATACTAGTTAAAGCTGATGCAACCAGGTATAGCGGTTACCCTGAGCAAGTTGTAGGTAACATCCCTTATCATATCACCTCGGAGATCCTAGTGTTGATTGCTAGATCTAATAGTGTAAGGAGAGCAGTGCTCACAGTTCAGAAAGATGTAGCTGAGAGACTTACAGCCAATCCTGGTAGTGATAACTATGGTAGAATAACCGTTCTAGTTAAAGCGTTATTCAAAGTAGAAGTTGCCGGAGTCTACGGGAGAGCCTCCTTCTACCCTAAGCCTGAGGTTGAGCATGCTGTACTAGTTTTAACAAGGATTAAACAATTCGACACGGATATTGAAGCTCTCGAAGAGCTCACGCGAGTGATGTTCACTCAAAGGAGGAGGATTGCTTTAAAAGTGCTTGCAGAGAGAGTAGGCTTGAAAGGGGATGAATTATACCCTCGAATCCAGCGTCTTCTAGCAGGGAAGAGAGTGTACGAGGTCGAGGTGGGAGAGTTCTTGGAGCTAGCGAGGATAGTAGGGGAGGCTGGGTTGATATCGAGGGATTAAAACTTGTATTCCTGGGTGATGTATACAAGCCAAGCGATGACACATGGCTGGCAGTAGACTTCATGGATTCACTGAAGCCTCGTGGAGAGCTCTGCATGGATTTAGGCTGTGGTAGCGGCGTGCTGGGACTCTACGCCTTAGTTAAAGGCTACTGCAGGAGGGTTGTCTTCATTGATATACAGGAGGATGCACTTCAGACAACACTCAACAATATAGTATTGAATGGCATGTTAGGGAGAAGCATTGTAGTTTCAAGCTATCCAGCATTCTTTAAGAGTACTTTCGATGTAGTCTTAGCTAACCCACCCTACCTGCCAGGATTGAATGGGAGAGTAGAGGATGAAACAGTTGAAGGCGGGAGATACGGGTTTGAAACCCTGCTATACTTTATTGACGCTGCTTTCAGGGCTTTAAAGCGGGGCGGCCTCTTGATACTCGTATATTCATCACTATCCAACCCGGAAGTCATCGAGAAGCACCTTCATGGAAGATTTGATAAGGTGGCTCAGATATCTAAGAGATTGTTTTACGAAGTAATATACGCTGTAGGGGTTGTCAAGAAAAGTGATTAGAGTAGTCTTAGTAGGCATTGAGGGCTCTGTAAACCTAGGTGTTATAGCTAGGACGTGCGTTAACTTTAATGTTGATGAATTATACCTAGTAAACCCTGTAGCAAGCGTCCAGGAGGCATTAGTATATGCTGCTAAAGCCAGGGATTTTCTCTCTAAAGCTGTGGTGACCACGAGACTTGAGGATGCTTTAAGAAATGTGGATCTAGTGGTTGCTACAAGTGATGAAGGCTTCAGCGAGAGAGATATGCTCAGGCAATCCCTGAGTCTCGAGGAGTTCGCTAGAAGCGTGTACCCTAAGGCTAAGAGCGTTGCAATACTCTTCGGGAGAGAGAGCACGGGCTTAACGAGAGAAGAATTAAGTAAAGCAGACATCCTCGTGACGATCCCGGCGAACCCAGCATATCCCACCTTAAACGTGAGCCAGGCAGTAGCTGTAGTACTATGGGAGCTTTGGAGGCAGAGGCGGCTTCAGGCAACTAATGTGCCGAGAACTGCCAGCAGAAGCATGCTGGCAGAGCTAGTAGAGCTTGCAACAGATGTATCAAGACTCGTGATGTCGTCAGAAGAGAAGATTGAGAGATCCAGGCTACTATGGAAGAGAATGCTAAGTAAGTCGCTGCTAACTGAGAAGGAGGCCAGCCTGCTTAAATACTGGCTTTACAGGGTTAAGCGTCGGCTAGCACCAAGCAGTAGCATCTAGAACCCTGGATGTCTTTAAGAGCAGGCTCTCTTGATAAAAACTCTGGGAGAGTCGTATGGGTTTAACTGAGGGTTTAAGAATCCTGGTGACAGCTTCTACTAGAGGTCTTGGTAGAGGCGCTGCTGAAGTCCTACTCGAGGAGGGTGCCTTAGTAGTCATAAATGGAAGGAGCACTGAAAGTGTTGAGAAGACTCTTAAAGAGCTGAGAGCAAGGTATGAGGGTAGAGTGTATGGTGTAGCCGCTGATATTACTAAAAGGAGTGAAGCATACAGCCTGGTTGAAAGAGCAGTAGAATATCTAGGTGGATTAGACTCTCTAGTATACGTGACCGGCCCTCCTAGACCCGGCACATTCCTTGAGGTAAGTGATGAGGAGTGGGAGGAAAACGCCAAGCTATTAGTCTTCAATGCAATATGGCTTGTTAAAGCCGCACTCCCATACCTCAGGAGATCTAGGAATCCATCCATAGTTTTATCATCCAGCATAGCAGTGAAGGAACCCATAGAAAACCTCGCTTTATCGAATATTCTAAGGATAAGCATACACGGGTTGCTGAAAACACTCTCCAGGGAGCTCGGGCGGGAGGGGATCAGGGTTAACGCTGTGATGCCAGGATACATTGAGACTGATAGAATTAGGAGGTTGATCGAAGATAAAGCTAGGAGAGAAGGTGTATCATTTGAGGAAGCTTATAGAAGCTTCAGCAGGGAGATCCCGCTTGGACGAATAGGTACTCCAAGAGAGTATGGGAGAGTAGTAGCCTTCCTAGTCAGCGAGTACGCGTCGTACGTTAACGGTGCATCAATAGCGGTTGACGGAGGGTTAATGAGGTCAGTATTCTAAGCTGTGAACTCTAAGAGAAGTAGCTGGTATTCTTCAAGCACGTCTAAGCCCTTATCGAAGCCTGCTAGAAGCTTTCACGTATACTCTCATGCTACCCTGACCACGGCTTTAAAGCTAGCTGGAGGTACTTTTCGATTACTCCTCAGCTTCAATGAGTGATAGCAGCATTCACCTATCAATGATCGTCAAAGTAGTTAGCATGGATGTATCATGCTACCCGGGTTTCCTCCTCTAATGGCTTCTAATAGCTTCTCTGGCTCACGGTAGTCTACGAGTTTTATGAGGATATTGCTTCTTACAGCGAGATCCAGGGCTTTTTCATCTATGAGAGCATACTCGCCTGGCAGCTGTTTCTGCCTAAGCATCTCCTTAAGCATGGATGCATTAATCTCCTTTAGCGGTTTTGCATCCGGATACCTAGCTGGATCTTTATCGTAAACGTAGCCTGCTGCAGAGAGGTAGTATAGCTCGCTGACGCTGAGAGCCTCTGCTACCTCTACCGCCACTGAGGCTGTCGACTGACCTGGTATTAAGCCGCCCATGACTACTATTCTACTGGATGCTAATGCCTCTAATGCTTCCTCGAGGCTGGCAGCCGGCTTAGGATACGAGTATGGCTGTAGAGCTGAAATAAGGAGAAGGCTGTTAAGCCTTGAAGCCCATATCCCGATCAAGTCAAGCCAGTAGTTTGATGAAACTCCAATTGATTTAGCGCTAGTAATATATCTTCTAGCAGTACCGCCACCTCCTGCAACAATTACGATCCTGTAGTTTTCAGAGAGACCTCTAACTACGTGGATGAGTTTAGCGAGAAGCTCGGGCTCGCTATAGAAGACTCTGCCTGTCACCTTTAATACTAGGGGTTTCACAAGGCACCACCAGGCATTAATTTCTCTCCTTCTTACTAGTCACATTAAGGGTTAAGCCTTGTGTGGTATAATAGGCTTATGCCTTAACTCAAGGGATCGCTTGAGGATCGGGGAGGCTATTTACAGGGGTCTCCTGAGACTTGAGTATAGGGGTTATGATTCAGCTGGTATAGCTGTAATTGAGGGTAAAGAGCTGAGAGTTCTAAAAGGTAAGGGAAGGCTTAGAGACCTCGAAGCCCGGTTCTCCTTTACAAGGCTAGAGGGTGTGACCGGTATAGGGCATACTAGATGGGCTACTCATGGAGCTCCAAGCGATGTAAACGCTCACCCGCATACCGACTGCAAGGGGTTATTCGCGGTAGTTCACAATGGAGTTATAGAAAACTACTTGGAGTTGAAGAAGAAGCTATCGGAGAAAGGACATGTATTTAAGAGTGATACTGACACTGAGGTTATAGCTCATTTAATTGAGGAATACTATGAGGAGCACCATGATGTATACAAAGCATTTAAGAAAGCTATCACAGAGCTTAAAGGCGCGTATGCCATCCTAGCGATCACGTGGCTGGAGCCACATAAAATATTCTTCGCCAGGAAGGATAGCCCCCTGGTAATCGGGTTGAGTGACGGGTATACTGTGCTAGCAAGTGATATACCAGCACTACTCGACCATACAAGGAGTATTATAGTAGTGAGAGATGGGTGGATCGGGTATGCAACACCCTCCACGGTATACCTAGAGGATCTCTCAACAGGAGGCGTGGTCGATCCTCTAAGATACCTTAGATTCGTTGAGTGGAGTTTAACAGACGCTGAGAAAGAAGGATACCCGTACTTCATGCTCAAGGAGATACACGAGCAGCCGGTTGCACTAAAGAATACTATCCACGGGTTGATCGGAGACCCTGTGGTTGATAAGGTAGTGGAGTTATTAAGCAATGCTGACAGAGTATTCGTTGTCGGAGCTGGTACAAGCTACCACGCCTCAGAGTACTTTGCTATAGTCTCCTTGAAGCTAGCTGGGAAACTTACAGTACCATTCATTGCAAGCGAGTATAATATGCTTGCCGAGGCATCCAGGCCCGGGGATGTACTAGTAGCTGTCAGCCAGAGCGGTGAAACCATGGATACTTTGAAGGCTATACGGGCTTTTAAGAGGCAGGGAGTGAGGGTTATCAGCATAACTAACATCGTGGATTCAGCTATAGCGAGGGAGAGTGATGCAGCCTTATACATGAGGGCTGGGCCTGAGATAGGGGTTGCTGCAACAAAAACGTTTCTAGCGGAAACTCTAATTCTAGCATGGCTAGCTGTGAAGCTGGCGGGTGAGACAGGTAGACTTACATCCAGTGAGGTATCCGAGCTGCTGAAAGCTCTAGAATCCTCTCCAAGTCTAGTGGAGAAGTCTATTAAAAGCAAGGCTGCCGAGGAGCTAGCGGGGAGACTATCCAGCTCGAAGAGCATGTACTACCTGAGTAGAGGGGTAGGGCTACCTGTAGCTAGGGAAGGCGCGCTCAAGATAAAAGAGGTAGCCTACATCCACGCTGAAGCGTATCCTGCTGGAGAGTCTAAGCACGGGCCCATCGCGCTCGTAGAGCCATTCTTCCCTGTGGTGTTCATTGTCCCGGATGACCGAGAGCTGGAGAAACTAGTACTAGGTAATATCGAGGAGATAAAGGCTAGAGGAGGAGTAGTTATCGGCGTGATACCAGAGGGTTCAAGTCTCGTGGAGAGACTAGATGTAGCCATCGAGGTACCTGCAGCACACTGGGTGCTCACGCCTCTAACACATACACCTCCACTTCAACTCCTAGCCTACCATACCGCTGTATTGAGAGGCTATGATCCCGATAAGCCTAGGAATCTAGCTAAAACAGTTACAGTTGAGTAGACTCTACTGTGAATGCTAGCTGTAGTGCCTAGCCATCTCTTCGTTACCTGGCACGCTTAACATTGCATCAATTGCTTCTTCAGCCTGCTTCTCGCTCTTAGTTCTCACATCGTACATTAACCATTCCAGTAGTTTCTCCCTTCCTCCTTTAAGGAAGGCTTCAAGAGCCCACTCCATCCGCATCATTCTCGGATAGAGCACGTAGTAGAGGATCTTACTATTCGGCTGGGTGACGCTTACTCTATGGTAGC
Proteins encoded:
- a CDS encoding DUF655 domain-containing protein; translation: MAYRGRGFRREGPWRQRYEPALYVLDYLELGNPSDIHYEHRNQPLVQGVGVKYFSLLEATPLPAVRIDILERIELGGPSKVKRVIHVGYSELTSVARANLPEALRLVVIENERVFTEFFNIAEPVNIRLHALELLPDIGKKTMNQILEERSRKKFESFSDIRERTRVDPVKALIGRIIKELEGGEKYYLFIKPKEPGALYLGYLEKLYGESF
- a CDS encoding tRNA pseudouridine(54/55) synthase Pus10 is translated as MTQSSSPEDPAGIIATAEKVLSKHPLCDRCLGRLFARRGLELSNEERGRAIKTLLSMKLHSEYTAGKIGLEYIEEIALNSGDPVSRLYEKLSGRSLEPRRCFICMNKLTESYIDGISREAAQLLEKLHANTFLVGVSLDEAVILRELEVSAATGLSFNESIKNELKREVGKKISKLTGLQPDFSKPDVVVIVHVDRDLNYKVTAQVNPIFLKATYWKKGRRISHVPWTTSSGARRFPESLQDFVRDSIASLFDAVDVKVHAAGREDVDARMLGSGRPVIVEIVEPGFRNVDLDLLNHVLNGEFIKVTVAGLASRKHVEAVKEGARERRKIYRISVLTEKPVTTGELEKLVEFFKNRTVRQRTPTRVLRRKRDKERIKRVYSIEVLQLTPRIFEALVYCDGGLYVKELVHCDNGRTKPCFSEILGFQAYPLELDVVYVENQHDL
- the pyrH gene encoding UMP kinase — translated: MKPLVLKVTGRVFYSEPELLAKLIHVVRGLSENYRIVIVAGGGGTARRYITSAKSIGVSSNYWLDLIGIWASRLNSLLLISALQPYSYPKPAASLEEALEALASSRIVVMGGLIPGQSTASVAVEVAEALSVSELYYLSAAGYVYDKDPARYPDAKPLKEINASMLKEMLRQKQLPGEYALIDEKALDLAVRSNILIKLVDYREPEKLLEAIRGGNPGSMIHPC
- the rsmA gene encoding 16S rRNA (adenine(1518)-N(6)/adenine(1519)-N(6))-dimethyltransferase RsmA, whose amino-acid sequence is MGSHFKPEDMSRQALLSWTLRTLRSHGLKPRRKLSQNFTVNPYLLKTIKKLVEYADTLEIGCGIGTLTLVLSRVVPRLVSIEIDERLLEAARENVDAANTILVKADATRYSGYPEQVVGNIPYHITSEILVLIARSNSVRRAVLTVQKDVAERLTANPGSDNYGRITVLVKALFKVEVAGVYGRASFYPKPEVEHAVLVLTRIKQFDTDIEALEELTRVMFTQRRRIALKVLAERVGLKGDELYPRIQRLLAGKRVYEVEVGEFLELARIVGEAGLISRD
- a CDS encoding RNA methyltransferase, with the translated sequence MSRKVIRVVLVGIEGSVNLGVIARTCVNFNVDELYLVNPVASVQEALVYAAKARDFLSKAVVTTRLEDALRNVDLVVATSDEGFSERDMLRQSLSLEEFARSVYPKAKSVAILFGRESTGLTREELSKADILVTIPANPAYPTLNVSQAVAVVLWELWRQRRLQATNVPRTASRSMLAELVELATDVSRLVMSSEEKIERSRLLWKRMLSKSLLTEKEASLLKYWLYRVKRRLAPSSSI
- a CDS encoding RNA polymerase Rpb4, giving the protein MASTTLRAVEYKMLSNSETYAILKKVAERIHSETGTLSLLISRVLEYLAKNHKVPPEKAEELRSYLSSKGLREETIIILMNICPSTLDELRYLMEFEKTLPEQSILEEILSKLNEYCSSGQE
- a CDS encoding 50S ribosomal protein L21e; amino-acid sequence: MVKAPKGYRHRTRKLLRKSVREKGGVPPLSLLMVEYKEGDRVHIVINPSIHKGMPHRRYHGKTGVIAGRRGRAYIVKVAVGGKEKILFVRPEHIRPVSIQKASGYPQQSG
- a CDS encoding SDR family oxidoreductase, encoding MGLTEGLRILVTASTRGLGRGAAEVLLEEGALVVINGRSTESVEKTLKELRARYEGRVYGVAADITKRSEAYSLVERAVEYLGGLDSLVYVTGPPRPGTFLEVSDEEWEENAKLLVFNAIWLVKAALPYLRRSRNPSIVLSSSIAVKEPIENLALSNILRISIHGLLKTLSRELGREGIRVNAVMPGYIETDRIRRLIEDKARREGVSFEEAYRSFSREIPLGRIGTPREYGRVVAFLVSEYASYVNGASIAVDGGLMRSVF
- a CDS encoding methyltransferase, which translates into the protein MAVDFMDSLKPRGELCMDLGCGSGVLGLYALVKGYCRRVVFIDIQEDALQTTLNNIVLNGMLGRSIVVSSYPAFFKSTFDVVLANPPYLPGLNGRVEDETVEGGRYGFETLLYFIDAAFRALKRGGLLILVYSSLSNPEVIEKHLHGRFDKVAQISKRLFYEVIYAVGVVKKSD
- the glmS gene encoding glutamine--fructose-6-phosphate transaminase (isomerizing), with translation MCGIIGLCLNSRDRLRIGEAIYRGLLRLEYRGYDSAGIAVIEGKELRVLKGKGRLRDLEARFSFTRLEGVTGIGHTRWATHGAPSDVNAHPHTDCKGLFAVVHNGVIENYLELKKKLSEKGHVFKSDTDTEVIAHLIEEYYEEHHDVYKAFKKAITELKGAYAILAITWLEPHKIFFARKDSPLVIGLSDGYTVLASDIPALLDHTRSIIVVRDGWIGYATPSTVYLEDLSTGGVVDPLRYLRFVEWSLTDAEKEGYPYFMLKEIHEQPVALKNTIHGLIGDPVVDKVVELLSNADRVFVVGAGTSYHASEYFAIVSLKLAGKLTVPFIASEYNMLAEASRPGDVLVAVSQSGETMDTLKAIRAFKRQGVRVISITNIVDSAIARESDAALYMRAGPEIGVAATKTFLAETLILAWLAVKLAGETGRLTSSEVSELLKALESSPSLVEKSIKSKAAEELAGRLSSSKSMYYLSRGVGLPVAREGALKIKEVAYIHAEAYPAGESKHGPIALVEPFFPVVFIVPDDRELEKLVLGNIEEIKARGGVVIGVIPEGSSLVERLDVAIEVPAAHWVLTPLTHTPPLQLLAYHTAVLRGYDPDKPRNLAKTVTVE